CCATGCCATCATGTATCCCCGCGGCCATGAATTCCGTCTCAACTCCGGGGTAGCGGAGGGTATATCGTCCTCGGCGCCGGTGGCACACTCTGATCCGATCGCGCATCTTGCGAGCACCCTGGCGGCCGAGGATGCACACCCGAGCCGGGGCGGGATTCGCGCGCGCGACCGCGCGAACTCCCGAGTCCCTGTCTCCTCACCGTCAGGAGGACCACATGACTTCACGATGGCGCAGGTTCCCCGCCGCCACGACGCTCATCTTCGCCGCCGTCCTCGCGGCGTGCGGCCCGTCCCCCGCAATCCGGACCATCCCGCTCGAAGCGCCGCTCCTGCTGCGGATGGCGCCGCCCGAGGGTCAGGTATCGCGCTACGCCTTCTCCATGGACACAAGCATCGAGAGTCCCATGATGCCATCGACCGACGGCCCGCTCGTAACCATGGCGTGGCAACAGGTTCAGACAGTCCTGAGCACGGATGACGATGTCTTTCGAATCCGCGGGGCGGTCGATTCGGCCAGCACGACGATCGGGATGCCGATGCCGGGGATGGACGGCATGCTGCCCGACCTCTCCGGCATGTCCTTCACTGTCGACATGGACCCGCGCGGCAGCGTCCTGCAAGTCGTGGAGAGTGAGGGAGTGCCGGAAGATGCCGGGGTGAGCGTCGAGAGCATGTTGCAGGGAGCCGGCCATTCCGTGCTGCCCGAAGAGGAGGTCAGCCCGGGCGATTCCTGGATGGTCGAGACGCCGATCGAGATGCCGATGGGGACCGGCGGAACGATGTCGATGGACATGGAATTCACGTACACGTTCGTGAGTCTCGCCGGCGGCCTCGCCACGCTCTCGTTCGAGGGGCCGATGGATATGGACATGGACATGCAAGGCATGGCGATGAGCGGCTCGGGGACCCTGTCCGGAACGCTGGTCGTCGACCTGATCGAGGGCCGGCACGTGAGCCAGACGAGCCGGCAGAACATGGAAATGAGCGTGGCCGGGACGTCGATGACGGTGAATACGACGACGACACTCGAACTGATGCCGGACAGTTGACGCGGAACCGGCCGCCGGAGTCCCGAACCCCTGAACCTCAATGGAGGACCCATGAAACCAGTTCTGCGCGGTGTCGGCACCGCCGCCCTGATCGCCGTGGCGTTCGCTCTCCCCGTGAGCGGGCAGACGCTCCTTCGACTCGCCCCGCCCGACGGTCAGGAGAGTCGATACATCTTCTCCATGGAAATGACCATGGAGAACCCGATGATGCCTCCCG
The DNA window shown above is from Candidatus Palauibacter polyketidifaciens and carries:
- a CDS encoding DUF6263 family protein; amino-acid sequence: MTSRWRRFPAATTLIFAAVLAACGPSPAIRTIPLEAPLLLRMAPPEGQVSRYAFSMDTSIESPMMPSTDGPLVTMAWQQVQTVLSTDDDVFRIRGAVDSASTTIGMPMPGMDGMLPDLSGMSFTVDMDPRGSVLQVVESEGVPEDAGVSVESMLQGAGHSVLPEEEVSPGDSWMVETPIEMPMGTGGTMSMDMEFTYTFVSLAGGLATLSFEGPMDMDMDMQGMAMSGSGTLSGTLVVDLIEGRHVSQTSRQNMEMSVAGTSMTVNTTTTLELMPDS